The Streptomyces sp. NBC_00440 genome contains a region encoding:
- a CDS encoding MFS transporter, giving the protein MGLHTAGPAALDRSPVPPRPAASRRYAWVIFALSFGLLLSDYMSRQVLNVVFPDLKAQWLLSDGQLGSLSGIVALMVGVLTFPLSLLADRWGRSRCLVAAAAVWSLATLGCAISASYGEMFVARFFVGAGEAAYGSVGIALVLSIFPARLRATLSGAFMGGGAFGTVLGVSVGGVLAQHLGWRWAFAVMGLFGLALAAVYAFVVTERRLAAQVAMVSDAGRGGADERAPLRTMLPRLFSSVSVVCAYIGSGLQMFIAMALLAWMPTFLNRSYGMPSAKAGLVAGAFALFTGVGTIVGGMVSDRLSRTAPIRKWTVSITCSVGTFALLLCGFGLHAGPLQLTLVAAGALLSNATAGPAAAMVANLTPAAVAATAMATLTLANSLLGLAPGPTVTGMLADHVGLLGALRLIPLVAVVACAAFAIGRHYYPRDLRRLGLLPEAAPAGLESQP; this is encoded by the coding sequence ATGGGACTGCATACCGCCGGTCCGGCCGCACTGGACAGATCTCCGGTCCCACCGCGGCCCGCCGCCTCCCGCCGTTACGCCTGGGTGATCTTCGCCCTGAGCTTCGGGCTGCTGCTGTCGGACTACATGTCACGACAGGTGCTCAATGTGGTCTTCCCCGACCTCAAGGCCCAATGGCTGCTGTCCGACGGCCAGTTGGGCTCGCTCAGCGGCATCGTGGCCCTGATGGTCGGAGTGCTCACCTTCCCGCTGTCGCTGCTGGCGGACCGCTGGGGGCGCAGCCGGTGTCTGGTAGCAGCCGCGGCGGTGTGGAGCCTGGCGACCCTGGGCTGCGCGATCTCGGCGAGCTACGGGGAGATGTTCGTGGCGCGGTTCTTCGTCGGTGCCGGGGAAGCGGCGTACGGCAGCGTGGGTATCGCGTTGGTGCTGAGCATCTTCCCCGCGCGCCTGCGGGCCACGCTCTCCGGGGCGTTCATGGGGGGCGGGGCGTTCGGGACCGTCCTGGGTGTGTCGGTCGGCGGTGTGCTGGCCCAGCATCTCGGCTGGCGCTGGGCCTTCGCCGTGATGGGGCTCTTCGGGCTGGCCCTGGCGGCGGTCTACGCGTTCGTGGTCACCGAGAGGAGACTCGCGGCGCAGGTGGCGATGGTCTCGGACGCCGGCCGGGGAGGGGCCGACGAACGGGCGCCGTTGCGCACGATGCTGCCGCGGCTGTTCTCCTCGGTCTCGGTGGTCTGCGCCTACATCGGCAGCGGGCTGCAGATGTTCATCGCGATGGCCCTGCTCGCCTGGATGCCCACCTTCCTCAACCGCTCCTACGGTATGCCGTCCGCCAAGGCGGGCCTGGTGGCCGGAGCATTCGCCCTGTTCACCGGCGTCGGCACGATCGTCGGCGGGATGGTGTCGGACAGGCTCAGCCGGACCGCGCCGATCCGGAAGTGGACGGTGTCGATCACCTGCAGTGTGGGCACCTTCGCCCTGCTGCTGTGCGGATTCGGCCTGCACGCCGGGCCGCTGCAGCTCACCCTGGTCGCGGCCGGAGCCCTGCTGTCCAACGCCACTGCCGGGCCGGCCGCCGCCATGGTGGCCAATCTGACCCCGGCCGCCGTCGCCGCCACCGCCATGGCCACACTCACCCTGGCCAACAGCCTGCTCGGCCTGGCCCCCGGCCCGACGGTGACCGGCATGCTCGCCGACCACGTCGGTCTGCTCGGCGCGCTGCGCCTCATCCCGCTGGTCGCGGTAGTGGCGTGCGCCGCCTTCGCGATCGGCCGACACTACTACCCACGAGACCTGCGCCGCCTGGGTTTGCTGCCCGAGGCCGCGCCGGCAGGACTGGAGTCCCAGCCATGA
- a CDS encoding TauD/TfdA dioxygenase family protein, which translates to MLQTVRTAIQVEPLTCTIGAELSGVQLGDAAQDGELFAQIRELLLKYKVLFLRDQEMTRSEHVAFASRFGPLEDHPVVVADPDHPGLARIYKDLDSKPEHYENALHCDATWRECPPMGAVLRAVETPPVGGDTIWVDMGEAYRRLPEHIKTQIAGLRARHSIEATFGAAMPAEKRLALKERYPDAEHPVVRTHPETGEQILFVNSFTTHFVNYHTPENVRFGQDYAPGAANLLSYLMSQAAVPEYQVRWRWQKNSVAIWDNRSTQHYAVQDYWPAVRKMERAGIVGDKPF; encoded by the coding sequence ATGCTGCAAACGGTCCGCACAGCCATCCAAGTCGAGCCACTGACCTGCACCATCGGTGCCGAGCTGAGCGGGGTGCAGCTCGGTGACGCGGCGCAGGACGGCGAACTGTTCGCCCAGATCAGGGAATTGCTCCTCAAGTACAAGGTCCTGTTCCTGCGCGACCAGGAGATGACCCGCTCCGAACACGTCGCCTTCGCCTCGCGCTTCGGCCCGCTGGAGGACCACCCGGTGGTCGTCGCCGACCCCGACCACCCTGGGCTGGCCCGGATCTACAAGGACCTGGACAGCAAGCCCGAGCACTACGAGAACGCGCTGCACTGCGACGCGACCTGGCGCGAGTGCCCGCCCATGGGCGCGGTGCTGCGCGCCGTCGAGACGCCGCCGGTGGGCGGCGACACGATCTGGGTCGACATGGGCGAGGCCTACCGCCGGCTGCCCGAGCACATCAAGACACAGATCGCCGGTCTGCGTGCGCGGCACAGCATCGAAGCGACCTTCGGTGCGGCCATGCCGGCCGAGAAACGCCTCGCACTGAAGGAGCGCTACCCGGACGCGGAGCACCCGGTGGTGCGCACCCACCCGGAGACCGGCGAACAGATCCTCTTCGTCAACTCCTTCACCACTCACTTCGTCAACTACCACACCCCCGAGAACGTGCGCTTCGGGCAGGACTACGCACCCGGCGCGGCCAACCTCCTGAGCTACCTGATGAGCCAGGCCGCCGTGCCCGAGTACCAGGTGCGCTGGCGCTGGCAGAAGAACAGCGTGGCCATCTGGGACAACCGCTCCACCCAGCACTACGCCGTCCAGGACTACTGGCCCGCCGTCCGGAAGATGGAACGCGCCGGGATCGTCGGCGACAAGCCGTTCTAG
- a CDS encoding quinone oxidoreductase family protein, with amino-acid sequence MAQAIRFHEIGGPDVLRWEETTVGDPGPGEVRIRHEAIGLNFADVYWRTGLYPAQRPSGLGVEASGVVEAVGEGVTHVAGGDRVTYTGSPLGAYSTERVMPADTLIKLPDEISCETAAAMTMRGLTASYLLRRIYPLKAGDTVLLHAAAGGVGLIFCQWAKLLGVTVIGTVSSEEKGEIARANGCDHIIYYRRENVAERVREITGGAGVPVVYDSVGKDTVAGSMASLARRGLLVCFGTTSGVPPLDAMQLALHGSLFATRPALADYIADPAERDALAGELFGHVAAGRIKIQINQRYALKDAAQAHRDLEDGKTTGSSVFTV; translated from the coding sequence ATGGCACAGGCCATTCGCTTCCACGAAATCGGCGGCCCCGACGTCCTGCGATGGGAGGAGACCACCGTCGGCGACCCGGGCCCCGGCGAGGTCCGGATCCGGCACGAAGCCATCGGCCTCAACTTCGCCGACGTCTACTGGCGTACGGGTCTCTACCCCGCCCAGCGGCCCAGTGGGCTGGGCGTCGAGGCGTCAGGCGTGGTGGAGGCGGTGGGCGAGGGTGTCACACACGTCGCGGGGGGCGACCGGGTGACCTACACCGGCAGTCCGCTGGGGGCGTACAGCACCGAGCGGGTGATGCCCGCGGACACGCTGATCAAGCTGCCGGACGAGATCAGCTGCGAGACCGCCGCCGCGATGACCATGCGGGGTCTCACCGCCTCCTACCTCCTGCGCCGGATCTACCCGCTCAAGGCGGGCGACACCGTACTGCTGCACGCGGCCGCGGGCGGCGTCGGCCTGATCTTCTGCCAGTGGGCGAAGCTGCTCGGCGTCACCGTGATCGGCACCGTATCCAGCGAGGAGAAGGGCGAGATCGCCCGCGCCAACGGCTGCGACCACATCATCTACTACCGCCGGGAGAACGTGGCCGAGCGGGTACGCGAGATCACCGGCGGCGCCGGGGTGCCGGTCGTCTACGACAGCGTCGGCAAGGACACCGTCGCCGGGTCCATGGCCTCGCTCGCCCGCCGCGGCCTGCTGGTCTGCTTCGGCACCACCTCCGGGGTGCCGCCGCTGGACGCCATGCAACTCGCCCTGCACGGCTCGCTGTTCGCGACCCGGCCGGCGCTCGCCGACTACATCGCCGACCCCGCCGAGCGGGATGCCCTGGCCGGCGAACTGTTCGGGCATGTGGCGGCCGGCCGCATCAAGATCCAGATCAACCAGCGCTACGCGTTGAAGGACGCGGCGCAGGCGCACCGCGACCTGGAGGACGGGAAGACCACCGGGTCGTCCGTATTCACTGTCTGA
- a CDS encoding 3-keto-5-aminohexanoate cleavage protein, which translates to MHFHDDSLLPENQEKLVIQVAPYGPEWLPGDADDLPLTMDEHVQAAVDCYNAGATVLHIHVRELNGHGSKRMSMFNELLSRLREAVPDMVLQIGGSISFAPEDEGADAKWLSYDTRHMLADLTPAPDQVTIAINTSQMNIVEIMSDDDLEGTSIAKPDFYRAYRDMVVEAGPDFYLEHLKRLHASGIQPHFQLATLAQLETVERLIRSGVYTGPMVLNYVAIGGGFAGRHPADLVEFIRRVPDGAVLTIESSMRAVAPMNAVAIALGVHVRVGNEDNLWRRKGERMSSVEQVEQMVRIADSVGRDVASGPEAKQIYQIGKHYSSTEETLDRLGMVPNRRPGQRGFMLRNTQA; encoded by the coding sequence GTGCACTTCCATGACGATTCCCTGCTGCCGGAGAACCAGGAGAAACTGGTGATCCAGGTCGCCCCCTACGGGCCCGAGTGGCTGCCGGGCGACGCGGACGACCTCCCGCTCACCATGGACGAGCATGTCCAGGCGGCTGTCGACTGCTACAACGCCGGCGCGACCGTGCTGCACATCCACGTCCGCGAGCTGAACGGCCACGGATCCAAGCGCATGTCCATGTTCAACGAGCTGCTCTCCCGGCTCCGCGAAGCCGTCCCGGACATGGTCCTCCAGATCGGCGGGTCGATCTCCTTCGCCCCCGAGGACGAGGGCGCCGACGCCAAGTGGCTCAGCTACGACACCCGCCACATGCTGGCCGATCTCACCCCCGCACCGGACCAGGTGACGATCGCGATCAACACCAGCCAGATGAACATCGTCGAGATCATGTCCGACGACGACCTCGAAGGCACCTCCATCGCCAAGCCCGACTTCTACCGGGCCTACCGCGACATGGTCGTCGAGGCCGGCCCGGACTTCTACCTCGAACACCTCAAGCGGCTGCACGCCAGCGGCATCCAGCCGCACTTCCAGCTCGCCACCCTGGCCCAGCTGGAGACGGTGGAACGGCTCATCCGCTCGGGTGTGTACACCGGCCCGATGGTCCTCAACTACGTTGCCATCGGCGGCGGTTTCGCCGGACGCCACCCCGCCGACCTGGTCGAATTCATCCGCCGCGTCCCGGACGGCGCCGTCCTCACCATCGAGAGCTCCATGCGCGCGGTGGCACCGATGAACGCCGTCGCGATCGCGCTGGGCGTGCACGTACGCGTCGGGAACGAGGACAACCTCTGGCGGCGCAAGGGCGAACGGATGAGCTCCGTCGAGCAGGTCGAGCAGATGGTCCGCATCGCCGACTCCGTGGGCCGCGACGTCGCCTCCGGCCCGGAGGCCAAGCAGATCTACCAGATCGGCAAGCACTACAGCAGCACCGAAGAAACCCTGGACCGGCTCGGCATGGTCCCCAACCGCCGCCCCGGACAGCGCGGCTTCATGCTGCGCAACACCCAGGCCTGA
- a CDS encoding AraC family transcriptional regulator ligand-binding domain-containing protein has protein sequence MKPLVRYASLSSYAELCRSLNIDPRALMRSMGLDISGLAVQDRWAPGAAVVRLLELSAEASGREDFGLRLAERRRFSNLGPIGLVAREEPTARSALELLIRYERMYNEALHTRLAEAEGLATLKVDLDLGEPLPCRQSTELAVGTYHHVLRHFLGDRWQPLAVCFTHQPPADLAAHRRFFGPAVEFDREFNGILCYSGDLDTANPEPDPQLRSYARQYFDSVAVSRDTSVQDRVVGVIEVLLPTGRCSIEQVAHSLSVDRRTVHRHLAESGESFSSLLNAVRARLAEQFVANPRRSFTEISDLLGFSAPSAFSRWFRERFGCSPREWRSRSRMGK, from the coding sequence GTGAAGCCGCTGGTCCGCTACGCGTCATTGAGCAGCTACGCCGAGCTGTGCCGTTCGCTCAACATCGATCCACGGGCCCTGATGCGGAGCATGGGGCTGGACATCAGCGGCCTCGCGGTCCAGGACCGGTGGGCCCCGGGCGCTGCGGTGGTCCGGCTGCTCGAACTGTCGGCGGAGGCGTCCGGCCGGGAGGACTTCGGCCTGCGCCTGGCCGAGCGCCGCCGGTTCTCCAACCTCGGCCCGATCGGCCTGGTGGCCCGCGAGGAGCCGACTGCCCGGAGCGCGCTGGAGCTGCTCATCCGCTACGAGCGCATGTACAACGAAGCGCTGCACACCCGGCTGGCCGAGGCCGAGGGACTGGCCACGCTCAAGGTGGATCTGGACCTGGGAGAACCGCTGCCCTGCCGCCAGTCCACCGAGCTCGCCGTCGGCACGTACCACCATGTGCTCCGGCACTTCCTCGGCGACCGCTGGCAGCCGTTGGCGGTGTGCTTCACCCATCAGCCTCCCGCGGACCTCGCCGCGCACCGGCGCTTCTTCGGCCCCGCCGTCGAGTTCGACCGCGAGTTCAACGGAATCCTCTGCTACTCCGGAGACCTGGACACCGCCAATCCGGAGCCCGACCCGCAGTTGCGAAGCTACGCGCGGCAGTACTTCGACTCGGTCGCGGTCTCCCGGGACACCTCCGTGCAGGACCGGGTGGTGGGCGTGATCGAGGTGCTGCTGCCCACCGGCCGCTGTTCGATCGAGCAGGTGGCGCACAGCCTCAGCGTCGACCGCAGGACGGTGCACCGGCATCTGGCGGAATCCGGGGAATCGTTCTCCTCCCTGCTCAACGCGGTGCGCGCCCGCCTGGCGGAGCAGTTCGTGGCGAATCCGCGCCGCTCCTTCACGGAGATCTCCGATCTCCTGGGGTTCTCCGCGCCGAGCGCCTTCTCGCGCTGGTTCCGCGAGCGATTCGGATGCAGTCCCCGGGAGTGGCGGTCCAGGTCCCGAATGGGCAAGTGA
- a CDS encoding TauD/TfdA family dioxygenase: MTGVSSVLRRPLSGPAAWNGPDLHNTSQWGLRLSVPQLREIDEALRAARARGTPLLKLRAADFPLPSLAGELAAINDVLEHGRGFALISGLPVAQYGEAAASTVLWGLGQHLGIPVSQNAAGQMLGHVRDTGRTLADPATRGYQTRGRLPFHTDTADVLALLCLRPARSGAQLSLVSSAAVHNRVLARRPDLVERLYRRYCFDRREEQSAGELPYYRAPLASWHQGRLSLRYHRCYLESAQRFPDVPRLTRADRELFDLLDELTAAQDLRLDLDLRAGDLLLVNNHAALHARTEFEDGDVPEEQRHLLRLWLTPWQKRDLPADFWGDPHDACDRRGRGGVAPRDVIARAKGISA, encoded by the coding sequence ATGACCGGCGTGAGCAGTGTGCTGCGCCGGCCCCTCAGCGGGCCGGCCGCATGGAACGGTCCGGATCTCCACAACACCTCGCAGTGGGGGCTGCGTCTCTCGGTGCCGCAGCTCCGTGAGATCGACGAGGCTCTGCGGGCCGCGCGCGCACGAGGCACCCCGCTCCTCAAACTGCGTGCCGCCGACTTCCCCCTGCCGTCCCTGGCGGGGGAACTGGCCGCAATCAACGACGTACTGGAGCACGGGCGAGGTTTCGCGCTCATCTCCGGACTGCCGGTCGCACAGTACGGCGAGGCGGCGGCGAGCACTGTCCTGTGGGGTCTCGGGCAGCATCTGGGCATCCCCGTCTCGCAGAACGCCGCAGGCCAGATGCTCGGCCACGTCCGCGACACCGGCCGCACCCTGGCCGATCCCGCGACGCGCGGCTATCAGACCCGGGGGCGCCTGCCGTTCCACACCGACACGGCCGATGTGCTGGCACTGCTGTGCCTGCGCCCGGCCCGCTCCGGGGCCCAGCTGTCCCTGGTCTCCTCGGCAGCGGTCCACAATCGCGTGCTGGCGCGGCGGCCCGACCTGGTCGAACGCCTGTACCGCCGGTACTGCTTCGACCGCCGGGAGGAGCAGAGTGCCGGTGAACTCCCTTACTACCGGGCGCCGCTGGCGTCCTGGCACCAGGGCAGGCTCAGCCTGCGTTACCACCGCTGCTACCTCGAATCGGCGCAGCGCTTCCCCGACGTACCGCGGCTGACGCGGGCCGACCGGGAGCTGTTCGACCTGCTGGACGAGCTGACAGCTGCCCAGGACCTCCGGCTGGACCTCGATCTCCGGGCCGGCGATCTGCTCCTGGTCAACAACCACGCGGCGCTGCACGCCCGCACCGAGTTCGAGGACGGCGACGTGCCCGAGGAGCAGCGCCACCTGCTTCGGCTCTGGCTGACCCCGTGGCAGAAACGCGACCTGCCGGCGGACTTCTGGGGCGACCCGCACGATGCCTGCGACCGTCGCGGCCGTGGCGGGGTCGCACCCCGCGACGTGATCGCGAGAGCGAAAGGGATATCCGCATGA